The Lewinellaceae bacterium genome has a segment encoding these proteins:
- a CDS encoding tetratricopeptide repeat protein yields the protein MINKRINKVEAKGDNIFIFQYIDSAGNKTEEKRSLEEFLKPFIGPNEERIKELKVHLADKTELLGYKDSVVIKLSDEIQTLKDKNEQLNQQISQFLEGMEGKDLSQTSNLYQTAFELFTESNIDEAIEILDDAKMEEEENRALDEMMQRAETRLLKAKMLKIKNRHNEAAVNYEKAVELFQSWVNCLEAANYFAFINDFNKAEKYYSFCIQNTESEEERATTLNNLAVLQSDKNEYKKAEASYLEALEIRRKLAEVNPQTYLPDVGMTLNNLAVLQRAKNEYKKAEASYLEALEIYRKLAEVNPQTYLPYVATTLNNLANLQSDKNEYKKAEASYLEALEIRRKLAELNPQTYLPDVGATLNNLANLQSDKNEYKKAEESYLEALKIRLKFAELLPEAFEIPLADTFLCLSNLYRHNLKDKNRSLDYAKKAVSLYGKYPIPHAEKWEKIAQENIDYWNEGNWVSKGKGGFFSNLLKRIFK from the coding sequence ATGATCAATAAGAGAATTAATAAGGTTGAAGCCAAGGGCGATAACATTTTTATTTTCCAATACATTGACAGTGCTGGCAATAAGACTGAGGAAAAAAGATCCCTCGAAGAGTTTTTAAAGCCCTTTATCGGACCAAATGAAGAAAGGATCAAGGAGCTTAAGGTTCATTTGGCTGACAAAACTGAGCTGCTTGGATACAAAGATTCGGTAGTAATTAAATTATCGGACGAAATTCAAACCTTAAAAGACAAGAATGAGCAACTCAACCAACAAATAAGCCAATTTCTTGAAGGTATGGAAGGGAAGGATTTAAGCCAAACTTCCAATCTATATCAAACAGCATTTGAACTCTTTACAGAAAGTAATATCGATGAAGCAATTGAAATTCTGGATGATGCAAAAATGGAGGAAGAGGAAAATCGGGCGCTGGATGAAATGATGCAAAGAGCAGAAACACGACTGTTAAAAGCTAAAATGCTTAAGATTAAAAATCGACATAATGAGGCCGCTGTCAATTATGAAAAAGCGGTCGAGTTATTTCAAAGCTGGGTCAATTGCCTGGAAGCGGCAAACTATTTTGCATTTATCAACGACTTTAATAAGGCAGAAAAATATTATAGTTTTTGTATCCAAAATACTGAAAGCGAGGAGGAAAGAGCCACCACACTGAATAATTTGGCGGTTTTACAGAGTGATAAAAATGAGTATAAAAAAGCCGAGGCAAGCTATCTGGAAGCTTTAGAGATAAGAAGAAAACTGGCTGAGGTGAATCCTCAAACCTATTTGCCCGACGTAGGGATGACGCTGAATAATTTGGCGGTTTTACAGAGGGCTAAAAATGAGTATAAAAAAGCCGAGGCAAGCTATCTGGAAGCTTTAGAGATATATCGAAAACTGGCAGAGGTGAATCCTCAAACCTATTTGCCTTATGTGGCCACAACGCTGAATAATTTGGCTAATTTACAGAGTGATAAAAATGAGTATAAAAAAGCGGAGGCAAGCTATCTGGAAGCCTTAGAGATAAGAAGAAAACTGGCAGAGTTGAATCCTCAAACCTATTTGCCGGATGTAGGGGCGACGCTGAATAATTTGGCTAATTTACAGAGTGATAAAAATGAGTATAAAAAAGCCGAGGAAAGCTATCTGGAAGCTTTGAAAATCAGGCTTAAATTTGCTGAATTACTACCAGAAGCTTTTGAAATCCCACTGGCAGATACGTTTTTATGTTTAAGTAATTTGTATCGGCATAATTTGAAAGATAAAAACCGATCTCTGGATTATGCAAAAAAGGCTGTTTCCCTTTATGGTAAATACCCTATTCCTCATGCAGAAAAATGGGAAAAAATAGCTCAGGAAAATATTGATTATTGGAATGAGGGCAATTGGGTTTCCAAGGGAAAAGGAGGATTTTTTTCAAATCTGTTAAAAAGAATTTTTAAATAG
- a CDS encoding tetratricopeptide repeat protein — translation MINKRINKVEAKGENIFVFQYIDSAGNKTEEKRSLEEFLKPFIGPNEERIKELKVHLADKTELLGYKDSEVIKLSEEIQTLKGKNEELEKQISQFLGGMEGKELSQTSNLYQAAFELFTEGEIDQAILILDDAKMEEEENQALDEMKQRAETRLLKAKMLKLKNLHKEASVNYEKAVELFQSWGNCLEAADYFKFVDRFDKAEKYYNYCIDKAGNEEEKATTLNNLANLHRAKNEYKKAEANYLEALEIRRKQVKVNSSKTFLSNLADTLNNFGILQNAKNEYKKAGASYMEALEVRRKLAAIDPEKYLPDVGMILNNIGLLKNTKREYKKAEESFHEALEIYRKLAVINRQTYLPNVAVTLNNLGILQFNKKESKKAESSYMEALDIFRNLAKGNPQTYLSKVGRTLNNLGFLISSTKENSEAESSYMEALDIFRNLAEVNPQAYLPCVADTLNNLANLHRVLGGYKKAEATYMEALEIRTNYAELVPKAFKIELADTFLCLSILYRYNLENRILCVKYAKKAAIIYSTYSVPHAVQWGKVAQENIDFWKDKKIIN, via the coding sequence ATGATCAATAAGAGAATTAATAAGGTAGAAGCCAAGGGCGAAAACATCTTTGTATTCCAATACATTGACAGTGCTGGTAATAAGACTGAGGAAAAAAGATCCCTTGAAGAGTTTTTAAAGCCCTTTATCGGACCAAATGAAGAAAGGATCAAGGAGCTTAAGGTTCATTTGGCTGACAAAACTGAGCTGCTTGGATACAAAGATTCGGAAGTAATTAAATTATCGGAGGAAATTCAAACCTTAAAAGGTAAGAATGAGGAACTGGAAAAACAAATAAGCCAATTCCTTGGAGGCATGGAAGGGAAGGAATTGAGTCAAACTTCCAATTTATACCAGGCCGCCTTTGAACTTTTCACGGAAGGTGAAATAGATCAGGCAATTTTGATATTGGATGATGCTAAAATGGAGGAAGAGGAAAATCAGGCACTGGATGAAATGAAGCAAAGAGCAGAAACACGTCTGTTAAAAGCCAAAATGCTTAAATTAAAAAACCTTCATAAAGAGGCATCTGTCAATTATGAAAAAGCGGTCGAGTTATTTCAAAGTTGGGGCAATTGCCTGGAAGCGGCAGACTATTTCAAATTTGTCGATAGGTTTGACAAAGCAGAAAAATATTACAATTATTGCATAGATAAAGCTGGAAACGAGGAAGAAAAGGCAACAACCCTGAATAATTTGGCTAATTTGCATAGAGCAAAAAATGAGTATAAAAAAGCAGAAGCAAATTATTTGGAAGCTTTAGAGATAAGAAGAAAACAGGTAAAGGTTAATTCTTCTAAAACATTTTTGTCCAATCTTGCTGATACGTTAAATAATTTTGGGATTTTGCAAAATGCAAAAAATGAGTACAAAAAAGCCGGGGCAAGCTATATGGAGGCCCTAGAGGTTAGAAGAAAATTGGCAGCTATCGATCCTGAAAAATATTTACCAGATGTAGGGATGATACTGAATAATATTGGGCTTTTAAAGAACACCAAAAGAGAATATAAAAAAGCGGAAGAAAGCTTTCATGAAGCTTTAGAAATATACCGAAAATTGGCAGTGATTAATCGACAAACTTATTTGCCTAATGTTGCAGTAACCCTTAATAATTTGGGAATTTTACAGTTTAATAAAAAAGAAAGTAAAAAAGCGGAATCGAGCTACATGGAAGCCTTAGATATATTTCGCAACTTGGCAAAAGGGAATCCGCAAACTTATTTGTCAAAAGTAGGGAGGACATTAAATAACTTAGGTTTTTTGATAAGTTCTACCAAGGAGAATAGTGAAGCGGAATCGAGCTACATGGAAGCCTTAGATATATTTCGGAACTTGGCTGAGGTTAACCCACAAGCTTATTTACCTTGTGTTGCTGACACATTGAATAATTTGGCCAATTTGCATAGGGTGCTAGGAGGATATAAAAAAGCAGAGGCAACCTACATGGAAGCCTTGGAAATAAGAACGAATTATGCAGAACTAGTTCCTAAAGCTTTTAAGATTGAGTTGGCAGATACGTTTTTATGCTTGAGTATTTTGTACCGTTATAATTTGGAAAATAGAATTTTGTGTGTAAAATATGCTAAAAAGGCTGCTATTATTTATTCCACGTATTCGGTTCCACATGCAGTTCAATGGGGAAAAGTGGCTCAGGAAAATATTGATTTTTGGAAAGATAAAAAAATAATTAATTGA
- a CDS encoding ATP-binding protein encodes MHRDAQVTMVMGRNGTGKSYLAHTIIKAMKERVIVITLNGEPAIWRQYEEIDITKKESWKFKKGIKQVYYMRQEKDTMKYIHKYFRDGIIVFDDCRGYLTSNVDSDIYLKRLLIDFRHKMLDLFFVFHAPTDVPPRIWAFYRTAFIGATDAIFPKSRIQTDSAERIIAAQKKVNAAFRKALARGDNSHYGLFVRVRP; translated from the coding sequence ATGCACAGAGACGCACAGGTGACCATGGTCATGGGGCGCAACGGGACCGGCAAAAGTTATTTGGCGCACACCATCATCAAAGCGATGAAGGAAAGGGTCATTGTGATTACCTTAAACGGGGAACCGGCCATCTGGCGACAATATGAGGAAATTGATATTACCAAAAAGGAAAGCTGGAAGTTTAAGAAAGGCATCAAACAGGTGTATTATATGCGCCAGGAGAAGGATACCATGAAGTATATCCACAAATATTTCAGGGACGGGATTATCGTTTTTGATGATTGCAGGGGATACCTGACCAGCAACGTGGATAGTGATATTTATCTTAAGCGATTGTTAATCGACTTCCGCCATAAAATGCTGGATCTGTTTTTTGTATTCCACGCGCCGACCGACGTGCCGCCCCGCATTTGGGCGTTTTACCGGACGGCTTTTATTGGGGCTACGGATGCTATTTTTCCGAAGAGTAGGATTCAGACGGATTCAGCGGAAAGAATTATTGCAGCACAGAAAAAGGTGAATGCTGCTTTTCGTAAGGCGTTGGCCAGGGGGGATAATAGTCATTATGGGTTGTTTGTGCGGGTGAGGCCGTAG
- a CDS encoding N-acetylmuramoyl-L-alanine amidase codes for MKINAKILFFILAIAALSIVVYYNVGIGIRNITGLLPRHPTKRFDKRSLTVITEAVIHHTATDSRNTTIESIARYHVEPGNHICADGCPGISYHFMIKPSGAIYQVNDLETISYQCGGCNTYTIGICLIGNFNEEIPTEKALKAAAKTIRYVNRRLGRSLAISAHKDHKSTSCPGDNTNVDKIIEMVYPVA; via the coding sequence TTGAAGATCAACGCCAAGATATTATTTTTCATCCTGGCGATCGCAGCCTTATCGATCGTAGTGTATTACAATGTCGGCATTGGCATCAGGAACATCACCGGGCTTTTGCCAAGGCATCCGACAAAGCGGTTTGACAAACGGAGCCTAACGGTCATCACCGAAGCGGTCATTCACCACACGGCCACCGATAGCCGGAATACGACCATTGAAAGCATTGCCCGGTATCACGTTGAACCCGGCAATCATATTTGTGCCGATGGATGCCCCGGGATCTCTTATCATTTTATGATAAAACCCAGCGGCGCCATTTACCAGGTAAACGATCTGGAAACCATCAGTTACCAGTGCGGCGGATGCAATACCTATACCATTGGAATTTGCCTCATTGGGAACTTCAACGAAGAAATACCGACGGAAAAGGCCCTGAAAGCGGCCGCCAAAACGATCCGGTATGTAAACAGGAGATTGGGCCGGAGCCTGGCCATATCGGCCCACAAAGATCATAAAAGTACATCATGTCCGGGCGACAACACCAATGTGGACAAAATTATCGAAATGGTGTACCCTGTGGCATGA
- a CDS encoding S8 family serine peptidase — translation MKRFLIILMTVLFAVPLFSQEIEIPRSYERQIKRQSKKVERFEEKHDVVLDPEATIPLLQTFDNNPSALENWGIKYLEFDQYREKIKAKKDKRKVLIVIFDTAGELKHPSLLKAALKGYSYTGEPLADEHCHATHVAGIMASDFTNIGLLQVLINEGYVKLLPAKILHNQGWGDKPEIIAGVKDILNKVQVYLDNGWLVIFNNSWGGSQLIEELVPLYAEAEKKGIIVCAASGNNGSSQVSNPASIKNVIAVGALQQNEKGEVSRAPYSQYGEALEFVAPGSNIYSTYKNGSFAFLSGTSMGTPEEVACLAITGSYHSQNTPLEIVSHVRKNARDLPPVDKDIFTGYGSTPIGNLLDNIPEKIGDEPDDPEDPGQDSMVIKKERIITLPINDLQMVWGIGSFKDQRPIRVDLVLNITSDRLAEITLDKTLEIANSFFGHTGLSFSDKKADVYDAAEWTARFFHRHANEIQDIYALGIKQITVTDKTGRTFIRYGEDLKISENVRFEDIPILTQLK, via the coding sequence ATGAAACGCTTTTTGATCATTTTGATGACCGTACTTTTTGCGGTCCCGTTATTTTCCCAGGAAATCGAAATTCCCCGGAGTTACGAACGTCAAATTAAACGCCAGTCCAAAAAGGTGGAACGCTTTGAAGAAAAGCATGATGTAGTATTAGACCCGGAGGCGACCATCCCGCTTTTACAAACCTTTGATAACAACCCGTCAGCCCTTGAAAACTGGGGGATAAAATACCTGGAGTTTGACCAATACAGGGAGAAAATCAAAGCAAAAAAAGATAAAAGAAAGGTCCTGATCGTCATCTTTGATACCGCCGGGGAATTGAAACACCCCTCCCTTTTAAAGGCCGCCCTAAAAGGATATTCATACACAGGTGAACCCCTGGCGGATGAGCATTGCCACGCCACCCATGTAGCGGGAATTATGGCTTCCGATTTTACCAATATCGGACTTTTGCAGGTTTTGATCAATGAAGGTTATGTGAAACTGCTCCCGGCCAAAATATTGCACAACCAGGGATGGGGCGACAAACCCGAAATCATTGCAGGGGTAAAGGACATCCTCAATAAAGTCCAGGTATATCTGGACAATGGATGGCTGGTGATTTTCAACAACTCCTGGGGAGGATCGCAGCTGATTGAGGAATTAGTTCCCCTTTATGCGGAAGCCGAAAAAAAGGGTATTATCGTATGCGCCGCTTCCGGAAATAATGGCAGCAGTCAGGTATCCAATCCGGCCTCCATCAAAAATGTTATTGCCGTCGGGGCTTTGCAACAGAATGAAAAGGGGGAAGTCAGCCGGGCACCTTATTCCCAATACGGGGAAGCACTGGAATTCGTGGCCCCGGGTTCCAATATTTACAGCACCTACAAAAACGGCAGTTTTGCCTTTCTCTCCGGCACCTCGATGGGAACACCGGAGGAAGTCGCTTGTCTGGCCATAACAGGGTCATACCACAGTCAAAACACCCCTTTGGAAATTGTTTCTCATGTAAGAAAAAACGCCAGGGATCTTCCACCGGTGGATAAGGATATTTTCACAGGTTACGGAAGTACGCCCATTGGCAACCTACTCGATAATATTCCTGAAAAAATTGGAGATGAACCCGATGACCCGGAAGATCCAGGCCAGGATAGCATGGTGATCAAAAAGGAAAGGATCATAACATTACCCATCAATGACCTGCAAATGGTCTGGGGCATTGGTTCCTTCAAAGATCAGCGCCCCATCAGGGTGGACCTGGTTTTGAATATCACTTCCGATCGCCTGGCAGAAATTACTCTCGACAAGACACTTGAGATCGCCAACAGCTTTTTCGGGCATACCGGTTTATCGTTCTCCGACAAAAAAGCCGACGTTTACGACGCAGCCGAATGGACGGCAAGATTCTTCCACAGGCATGCAAATGAGATACAGGACATTTATGCCTTAGGCATCAAACAGATTACCGTTACCGATAAAACAGGCCGGACTTTTATCCGATACGGCGAAGACCTGAAGATCTCAGAAAATGTACGATTTGAAGACATTCCGATCCTGACACAATTGAAATAA